The following DNA comes from Rhodohalobacter mucosus.
CGCTCCTCCGATTCCCCGCGCTGCTGAAGCGATTGCTCGGTCTGCAGCATGCGTGAAAGGATGTTTTGCTGTCGCTGAACCATGATCGGATCACTTATGCCGCCCCTCATATCATTGATGGACTCTTCCATGTCTTCAACCATTCGCTGCAGATCGCTCAGTGCGCGATCACCGGGTTCGAGGGCTCCGCGCTGCTGCAGCTCCCTCAGCTGGCGGCGGATCTCATTCTGCTGGCGGGCCATCTGATCCAGCCGTTCCGACTGTTCACGCGTAAGGCGGTCGCCCTGCATATCGTTGATCATCTGCTGAAGCTGTTGGTTCAGCCTCATCTGGTCGCCCGACATCTGCTGAAGCTGTTCTGCCATCTGCTCCATGCTCATTCCCCCGCCGCCGGCCCCGCCGCCCTGCATATTCATCAGCTGATCAATCAGGGAAGCTATCATGGATGTGAGATCGTTCATCCCTCCGAGCGCTTCACGCGAGGTGACGCTTGATCCGCGTTGATTCCGCTCTACCATCTCGTCCAGGCTGCGCTCGAGCTCCCGCTCCACGTCGGCTTTTTTTTGATTAATGCGGTTGGGTATGCCGGGTATCTGCGATGAGATCGCAAAAAGAGTGTCGGCAACGATCGTAAACTGGTCGGATATGTTTTTTTGCTCCCGGGCCAGTTCCACAAAGCCCTGGCTGCGGCTTCTGGTTTCGGAAGCACTCTGGGTGAGGTGCTCCTGTGTTTCGGAAAGATCAAAAAGGGTGTAAAGAGCCTGCTGAAGGGCTGCGATATTAACCTGCATCTGCTGTCCGCTCATCTGCTGCATGGATGAACGGAACCGTTCCGACTCACTGCGCATCGATTCACTCAGTTGCTGCTGGCGATTTTGCAGCGACTCATCCGGTGCGGCATCGCTGTTCCCGCTTTGCTCTTCCGATTGTGCGGCCGCCTCACGGTTCAGATCCCTTGTTTCGTTACGAATCTGTTCCAGAGCAGACTGTGACTGCTCCTTCAGCTGCCGCAGGCTTTCTGCTGCATTTCGCGGTGGATTGCTGTCAAGTTCTTCAAGCTGCTCCTCCAGGCTTCCGAGGTCCGAGTCTACCGTCTCAAGCTCTTCTTCAAGCCGTTCAAGAGTCTGTCCTTCACGCGGTGCCGTCCGCTCAGCCAGATCTTCATAGCGGGCAGCGAGCTTGTCAAGGTCGCTGTTCATCTTGAGCCGTTTGAACAGCTCTGCAGTACGCTGAAGCCGTTCCTTATAGAGTTGTTCATTGAACTCCATGTTTTCAAGCGCCCGCTCAATCTCCTGCGGCGACATGTTTTCGAGCGCCTGCTGCATCTGTTCCATCGCTTCGCGCAAGGCCGGGTTGTCCAGCTCCTCCATCAGCTGCTGCAGTTCCCGGTAGGCCTGCCGGGTCTCTTCGGAAATGCGGTCGCTGCGGCTGAGTTCACTTCGTATCTGCTCAAACCGATTGGTCATCTCCCGTACAGACTCTTCGATCTCTTCACGGCGTTCGGAAATCTCCTCCATCATTCGCTGCTCTTCAAATCCGCCATCGGGGTTCTGTCTCAGTTTTTCAAGGAGCTCCCTGTATTCGGTCTCCATCTGTTCGAAATTCTCGCTGACCACGTCCAGGTCTTCCTGAACTGCACGTTCGTCCGAGTCAAGCTCGTCAAAAAATTCGGCAAGGGAAGGCACACTGAGAGTAAGAGTTTGGGATTCGCTCCACTTTGCTCCATTGTAACCGTCGTTATCCCATACCCTGACTCTGAATGTCAGTTCATCTCTGGGACGCAGTTCAAGATCTGACAGATCCCAGTCAAAACGTTCGGTTCTTCCGTTCCCGGGACGGTTCAGCTGGAGGGATCCTGAAAGAGGTTCATCCACAAAGGCCCTGGAAAGATCCCATCTCAACTCCGCCTGAGTAAGGCCAAAATCGTCAGACGCCCTGAAGAGAATTAACAGTTGCTCAGGGTTGGCGGTTACAACGGGTTCGTCCGGCTCCAGAATGGCTACGGAAGGGTAGATGTCGTCACGCATGGTAATGACAGTACGGAATCGGTTCGTGTTACGGAGGCCGTCGGCATCGGTAAGCCTGAACTCCAGAGTGTCACTATCAACCGGCGTCAGGCTTATGGTGTAGGCCCCTGCATTTTCAAGAGACGTTGGTTCCAGCTCCGTCCACTCTCCCTGAATGCGAATCTCTGCAGATTCAATTGCTTTGTTCGGTATAGCCTGCAGCTCGATTCGGGACCCATAATAGGCTGTTACCTGAGAAAAGGGATAGGAAAATTGTGACTGGTCAAGTGACGTGTAGGCGGGTGGTGTCACTGTTGCGGTAAGTTGTTCGAATCGTGGCTGCATTTCAACGGATGCCCGATAGGTTTCACTCAAAAAACCGTCCATTTCGAACCGATAGCTGATATCCGAGGTCAGCTCAAGGTTGTCTGAACGAAAAATGGATTCACTATTCGAACTGGCGGGTTCGGGATAAACCGGGCGGACCCGAAACTCCTCTTCCACATCAGTTTTAAAGGCAAGATAGAGTTCACGAGGCACATCACCGGAATGAAATAGTATGGAAGGAGCCACACTGGAGCCCTGCTCTATCGTTGTGTCGGCGGGTAATACCGTAAAGAGGTAGGGGTTGGGCCGTTCAAAATCCGCCCAGAACTGAACAGAACGGTCAAAGGCACCGCCGTATATGGAGGCGGATGATACCAGTGCCAGAAACCCGCCTGCAAAGAGAATCAGCCCCTTTTTAAACCGGATAACGGGCCGGGTGCCGTTTAAGAACCGCTTTAAGGATACGCTGAAAGTATTGCGGTCAAATCCTTCCAGATTGGTTTGAAGTGCTGATTGGTAAAATAAGGAGGAGTGCTCTTCCCGGCCCAGATAGAGATCAAGGGCGCTGTGAAGTTTCTTATCATGTATGCTTTCCAGAAACCGGCTGTAAAACGCATTGAATGATTCTGTTTTCCTGTTGTAATAGATTGTTGCTACAGATACGGCCGGAACAAGAAAGGCAAAGAGAATCCATCCGGTTTTAATCGTTGAGTCCAGGTACCATTCAGACTCCGCAAGGATGTATACAGAAAGCAGAAGCATCCATATTCCTGCACATATAAACATCGCAGCCTGCAGATAGCGCCGTCTGTAAAGCGAATGAGATTGGCGAAGCTTTTCAGCAATGCCGGATATCAGCTCTTCAGGTTGTTGGATGCCTTCGGGTTTCATGTATTGGTATTGGATTACATCTCCTCAATACGAGCAGGGTGTTCGGTCTTAACGTGGGCAGGCCGGCTTTATTCGATATCTGCCAGTGTTAGTGACCGGTCCATACTGAATTTACGGTCCTCTTTTTTTACGGTGATCACCTCATTCGAAGCATCATGCTCAAGAAAGAGAAACCAGCCTTTTTCGACTGCTTCATCAAGAAACGCCTCTTTCTCTTCCAGCGTTTGTACGGGCACCATGTCATACCCCATGACCCATGGCAGGGGCACGTGCGCAAAAGTGGGCAGCAGATCGGCCGCAAAGATCACGGTGCGTTTGCTGTCGGAAAGTACAGGCAGCTGCTGGCCGATTGTATGTCCGTCCATGGGCAGGGTTGTGAATCCATCTTCAAAAGTATGCCGGTCATTCACCAGATTCAGACGACCGCTTTTTTCTATGGGCTCCAGGTTTTCTGCAAAGAAACTGGCTTTTTCTCGGGCGTTTGGGTGATTCGCTGTTTCCCAGTGGCGTTTGTTGACATGGTATCTGGCGTTGGGAAATACTTCAGTCAGGTTCCCCGACTCATCGTATTCGGTTGTTCCACCGCAGTGATCAAAATGGAGGTGGGAGAATACCATATCCGTAACCTCTTCGGGTTGAACGCCCGCTTGACCAAGCGATGAAATCAGATCACTGTGTTCATAATCCAGTCCGTAAATTCCGATCATTTTTTCGCTAAACTTGTTTCCCGACCCGTTATCAACGAGATAGATTCTGCCTGTGTTCATCGATTTTACAAGCAGGCAGCGCATGGCCATGGGAATACGGTTCTTGTCGTCGGCGGGGATCTGCCGGCTCCAGAGTGTTTTTGGAACCACACCGAACATGGCGCCGCCGTCGAGCATGAAGCGGCCGCTTTCTATAGGATAAAGTTCAAGGTGTTCTAAAATCAGAGGTTTCATAGTGATCTGCTGCAAATTTGGCGTGGCTGATTAATTTAATTCTATGTCCAGCGGAATGGACGATTCATTTACGGCTGAACGTTTCCATTTATTCAAGTATCGAATACGCGCCTGCATAAATGTATTTCACACCGCTAAATGTAACGTTACAATAAGGTTTTTGCATAAAAAAAGCCGATTTCCTGGGAAACCGGCTTTGTGAAAATGAATCGGAAGATTGCTAAAAAGAGGGGATGGGATCGTCTCTGTACAGAGTGTCGAGCAGTGTGATGCCAATCATTAGTATGAAAAACGCTATGGATAAAAACAGCAGCATCAGGTTAAACTTGTCATCCCAGTATAGATTCATAAAAAAGAGAGCTACTATCGTGGCTTTTACAAGAGCCACCAGAATGGCCACTACAACATTCCACGGTCCGGGAATATGGATCCAGGTAACTGCCACCGTAATCACGGTGAGGACAAAGAGTGCGGCTCCGATCGTCCAGAGAAATTTTGCTGATGAAATATGATGTCCGCTCATAAGTTTCGTTGCTTTATCAGTCTTGGTTTCAGGTTAGTCGATGAGATACAGCAGTGGGAAAAGGAAAATCCAGATGATATCCACCAAGTGCCAGTAGAGGCCAGTAATTTCCACAGGAGTGTAGTATCCGCTGTGATAAACACCCTTTTTGGCTTTGTATACAAGCCAGATCATAAGGCCAATGCCGATTGTGACGTGAAGCCCATGAACGCCGGTCATCATGTAGTAGATACTGAAGAAGATATTGGCCTTCTCGTGTGCTATTCCCTCATATGTGTAATATTCACCGGGAAAAATGCCTTTATCGAACTTGTGCGTGTATTCAAAAAACTTGATAACCATAAATACAAATGCAAGGCCGATGGTGATGTAAAGATTGTATATGAGGCCCTTAATCTGGTTAAGCTGCGCTGAACGGATAGCCATGGCTACGGTCAGTGAACTCCCGATCAGCACGGCGGTATTAACGGCTCCCCAAAACGTGTCCAGCTCGGCAGAAGCCTGCAGATAGAGGTCCGGATACCATGCACGGTATACAATGTAGGCGGCAAAGAGCCCTCCGAAAAAGAGAATTTCAGTTACCAGGAAAATCCACATTCCCAGCTTTGCAGAATCAAACTGCTGATCGCTGTCTACAAAGTGATGCTGTATATGGGCTGTTTTTGGATCTGAAACAGCTGAATGTTCTGACATGTCGATGGTTTCTTAGTGTTACTTTGATTAGGCTTTTTCTACGGTACCCGTAGTTTCATGAACATCAGCAGTTTCATGGGTATGGTGACCGTTATGAGATGATGCAATACCAAGCTGAAATTCAGACATCGGCTTATGATAGTCGTACGGGCCGTTGATGACTACCGGCGTATGTTCAAAATTGTGCAGGGGCGGGGGAGAAGATACCTGCCACTCCATTGCCCGGCTGCCCCACGGATTGGAGGACGCGCGACGGCCTTTCAGAAGCGAGTGCAGCAGATAGAAGAACATGATCGTAAACCCAAGTCCTATTATGTAGGAGCCGATGGTGGAGGTAACATGGAAGCCCTGGAACTGGTCGATATAGTTAAAGTAACGACGCGGCATACCCTGCGAGCCCATAACAAACTGCGGGAGAAACGTCATGTTAAAGCCGACAAATATAATTCCTGCAGTTATTTTGGCTATGGTTTCATTGTACATTTTGCCAAACATCTTGGGCCACCAGTAGTGCAGGCCGGCCAGAAACGCCATCACCATACCACCCATCATCACGTAGTGAAAGTGGGCAACAACATAGTAGGTGTCGTGCAGGTGAATGTCCACAGCGAGCGATCCCAGCATAATGCCTGTAAAACCGCCAATCATGAACAGGAAGAGAAATATGATAGCATAAACCATGGGTGTTTTCAGGTCAATGGACCCCTTGTACATGGTTGCCACCCAGTTGAAAATCTTGATACCCGTCGGAATACCCACCAAAAATGTCAGAAAGGAGAAAACCATAGCCGCAAGTGAAGATTGACCGGCTGTAAACATATGGTGTCCCCATACCAGGAATCCGATAAACGCAATGGCCAGTGAGGAGAGTGCAATCGCCCAGTAACCGAAAATAATTTTCTTGGAAAACGTGGAGATCACTTCAGAGATCACACCGAAGCCCGGAACGATCATAATGTACACGGCGGGGTGGGAGTAGAACCAGAAAAAGTGCTGATAAAGCACCGGATCGCCTCCAAGGGCCGGGTCAAAAATACCGATACCCAGGGCACGCTCCATGGTGAGAAGCAGAAGCGTGATCGCCAGTACGGGAGTGGCCAGGATCTGAATGATGC
Coding sequences within:
- a CDS encoding DUF4175 family protein, which codes for MKPEGIQQPEELISGIAEKLRQSHSLYRRRYLQAAMFICAGIWMLLLSVYILAESEWYLDSTIKTGWILFAFLVPAVSVATIYYNRKTESFNAFYSRFLESIHDKKLHSALDLYLGREEHSSLFYQSALQTNLEGFDRNTFSVSLKRFLNGTRPVIRFKKGLILFAGGFLALVSSASIYGGAFDRSVQFWADFERPNPYLFTVLPADTTIEQGSSVAPSILFHSGDVPRELYLAFKTDVEEEFRVRPVYPEPASSNSESIFRSDNLELTSDISYRFEMDGFLSETYRASVEMQPRFEQLTATVTPPAYTSLDQSQFSYPFSQVTAYYGSRIELQAIPNKAIESAEIRIQGEWTELEPTSLENAGAYTISLTPVDSDTLEFRLTDADGLRNTNRFRTVITMRDDIYPSVAILEPDEPVVTANPEQLLILFRASDDFGLTQAELRWDLSRAFVDEPLSGSLQLNRPGNGRTERFDWDLSDLELRPRDELTFRVRVWDNDGYNGAKWSESQTLTLSVPSLAEFFDELDSDERAVQEDLDVVSENFEQMETEYRELLEKLRQNPDGGFEEQRMMEEISERREEIEESVREMTNRFEQIRSELSRSDRISEETRQAYRELQQLMEELDNPALREAMEQMQQALENMSPQEIERALENMEFNEQLYKERLQRTAELFKRLKMNSDLDKLAARYEDLAERTAPREGQTLERLEEELETVDSDLGSLEEQLEELDSNPPRNAAESLRQLKEQSQSALEQIRNETRDLNREAAAQSEEQSGNSDAAPDESLQNRQQQLSESMRSESERFRSSMQQMSGQQMQVNIAALQQALYTLFDLSETQEHLTQSASETRSRSQGFVELAREQKNISDQFTIVADTLFAISSQIPGIPNRINQKKADVERELERSLDEMVERNQRGSSVTSREALGGMNDLTSMIASLIDQLMNMQGGGAGGGGMSMEQMAEQLQQMSGDQMRLNQQLQQMINDMQGDRLTREQSERLDQMARQQNEIRRQLRELQQRGALEPGDRALSDLQRMVEDMEESINDMRGGISDPIMVQRQQNILSRMLQTEQSLQQRGESEEREGTASNTYDRTLPPEMTLEELEQEIRSRLQDPNYTRFSEQYQRLIERYFELLRRQEQR
- a CDS encoding MBL fold metallo-hydrolase, with amino-acid sequence MKPLILEHLELYPIESGRFMLDGGAMFGVVPKTLWSRQIPADDKNRIPMAMRCLLVKSMNTGRIYLVDNGSGNKFSEKMIGIYGLDYEHSDLISSLGQAGVQPEEVTDMVFSHLHFDHCGGTTEYDESGNLTEVFPNARYHVNKRHWETANHPNAREKASFFAENLEPIEKSGRLNLVNDRHTFEDGFTTLPMDGHTIGQQLPVLSDSKRTVIFAADLLPTFAHVPLPWVMGYDMVPVQTLEEKEAFLDEAVEKGWFLFLEHDASNEVITVKKEDRKFSMDRSLTLADIE
- a CDS encoding cytochrome C oxidase subunit IV family protein, with the protein product MSGHHISSAKFLWTIGAALFVLTVITVAVTWIHIPGPWNVVVAILVALVKATIVALFFMNLYWDDKFNLMLLFLSIAFFILMIGITLLDTLYRDDPIPSF
- a CDS encoding cytochrome c oxidase subunit 3 family protein, with the translated sequence MSEHSAVSDPKTAHIQHHFVDSDQQFDSAKLGMWIFLVTEILFFGGLFAAYIVYRAWYPDLYLQASAELDTFWGAVNTAVLIGSSLTVAMAIRSAQLNQIKGLIYNLYITIGLAFVFMVIKFFEYTHKFDKGIFPGEYYTYEGIAHEKANIFFSIYYMMTGVHGLHVTIGIGLMIWLVYKAKKGVYHSGYYTPVEITGLYWHLVDIIWIFLFPLLYLID
- the ctaD gene encoding cytochrome c oxidase subunit I, coding for MATTEAPAYKKLQVKRFKPEENPDKHYLNEEKGLWAWMTTVDHKKIGLMYLASVAVFFFVGGVLALLLRTELLTPSQNFMDADVYNQVFTLHGAIMIFFFLIPSVPAALGNFILPLQLGCKDVAFPRLNLASFYIYVIGALFTLFAIFTGGVDTGWTFYTPYSASTGGNVMAMTLGVFILGFSSILTGVNFMTTIHKLRAPGMTWNKLSLNMWALYATSIIQILATPVLAITLLLLTMERALGIGIFDPALGGDPVLYQHFFWFYSHPAVYIMIVPGFGVISEVISTFSKKIIFGYWAIALSSLAIAFIGFLVWGHHMFTAGQSSLAAMVFSFLTFLVGIPTGIKIFNWVATMYKGSIDLKTPMVYAIIFLFLFMIGGFTGIMLGSLAVDIHLHDTYYVVAHFHYVMMGGMVMAFLAGLHYWWPKMFGKMYNETIAKITAGIIFVGFNMTFLPQFVMGSQGMPRRYFNYIDQFQGFHVTSTIGSYIIGLGFTIMFFYLLHSLLKGRRASSNPWGSRAMEWQVSSPPPLHNFEHTPVVINGPYDYHKPMSEFQLGIASSHNGHHTHETADVHETTGTVEKA